The Pelmatolapia mariae isolate MD_Pm_ZW linkage group LG10_11, Pm_UMD_F_2, whole genome shotgun sequence genome includes a region encoding these proteins:
- the pde11al gene encoding dual 3',5'-cyclic-AMP and -GMP phosphodiesterase 11A, with the protein MTAFDFSDIEAFLDCHPDLFEEYLVRKAKCDQVSRWLKEHQPSKVSSVEEKRGAAMDPLWPTSADGLRRRSSHMELRRNFARSKATTAHWTYDEHVSLSEHESQSSMRRRALLRKASSLPPTTAHILSALLESRVNVPQYASSAIDYKYRLKETNEREFFLELVKDISNELDLTNLSYKILINVCILVDADRCSLFLVEGPPHKRTLVSKFFDVHSGTTVRPSSSTLNSNEVQVPWGKGIIGYVAEHGETVNISNAYEDHRFSDEIDKLTGYKTQSILCMAICNSDGEVIGVVQAINKNPIGTPFTEDDEKVLQMYLPFCGISISNAKLFSESRKEYERSRALLEVVNDLFEEQTDLEKIVRKIMQRALTLLQCERCSVLLLEDIDSPVVKFSKTFELMSPLCNVDRDISMEKLSCSDWLINNSIAELVASTGLPVNISDVCQDPRFDAEADQASGFHIRSVLCVPIWNRTHQIIGVAQILNRLDRKTFDDADQRLFEAFVIFCGLGINNTMMYNQVKKTWAKQSVALDMLSYHATCSKVEVDRLKAAKIPLSSELGIDEFHFNDFSLDNDAMITASLRMFLELGVVQKFKIDYEVLCRWLLTVRKNYRTVAYHNWRHAFNVSQCMFVMITTASFQDVLSDAEILALMVGCLCHDLDHRGTNNAFQAKTGSALALLYGTSATLEHHHFNHAVMILQSEGHNIFANLSSKEYSNMMQLLKQAILSTDLTLHFERRTKFFEYVLSGEFSWTDEGHREVLRSMLMTACDLGAVTRPWKISKQVAELVTSEFFEQGDRERSELKLIPAAIFDRNRKDELPALQLEWIDGICKPLYQALLKLNRKLQPMMDGIDANRKKWQDLCSSYQQTRRASVSNQSTESGQNTESGEEDGENNENLESRETVKPVENSLFGSKCS; encoded by the exons ATGACAGCGTTTGACTTCTCGGATATAGAGGCGTTTTTGGATTGCCACCCGGATCTGTTCGAGGAGTATCTCGTTCGGAAAGCCAAATGTGACCAGGTTAGCAGGTGGTTGAAGGAGCATCAGCCGTCGAAAGTGTCCTCTGTCGAGGAGAAGCGGGGCGCTGCCATGGACCCACTGTGGCCGACCAGTGCTGACGGACTCCGGCGCAGATCGTCCCACATGGAGCTGCGACGGAACTTTGCTCGGTCCAAAGCTACCACTGCACACTGGACATACGACGAGCATGTGAGCTTGAGCGAACACGAGTCCCAGTCCAGCATGAGGCGCCGTGCGCTCCTGCGTAAAGCCAGTTCACTGCCTCCGACTACCGCGCACATCCTGAGCGCCCTGCTGGAGTCCAGGGTCAATGTGCCTCAGTACGCATCCAGCGCCATTGACTATAAATACAGACTTAAAGAAACCAACGAGAGGGAGTTTTTCTTAGAGCTCGTGAAAGATATCTCCAACGAGTTGGACTTAACAAATCTGAGTTATAAGATCCTGATCAATGTCTGCATTCTTGTGGATGCAGACAGGTGTTCACTTTTCCTCGTTGAAGGACCCCCTCACAAGAGGACTCTGGTTTCCAAGTTCTTTGATGTGCACTCAGGCACCACAGTCAGACCATCATCTAGCACTCTTAACTCCAATGAAGTGCAAGTGCCATGGGGGAAAGGCATCATTGGATATGTGGCAGAGCACGGGGAGACTGTAAACATCTCAAACGCATATGAG GATCACCGCTTCAGTGACGAGATTGACAAGCTGACCGGGTACAAGACTCAGTCCATCCTCTGTATGGCCATCTGCAACAGTGATGGAGAAGTCATAGGTGTTGTACAAGCTATTAACAAAAATCCAATCGGCACCCCATTTACTGAGGATGACGAGAAG GTGCTGCAGATGTATCTACCATTCTGTGGAATATCGATTTCCAATGCTAAGTTGTTTTCAGAGTCTCGCAAGGAGTATGAAAGGAGCAGG GCTTTGCTGGAGGTGGTCAATGACCTGTTTGAGGAACAGACCGACCTGGAAAAGATTGTCAGGAAGATCATGCAGCGAGCGCTGACTctgctgcagtgtgaacgtTGCTCTGTGCTTCTTCTGGAGGACATTGACTCACCT GTTGTGAAGTTCTCAAAGACATTTGAGCTCATGTCTCCTTTGTGCAATGTGGACCGTGACATCAG CATGGAGAAGTTATCCTGTTCTGACTGGCTAATCAATAACAGTATTGCTGAGCTGGTGGCTTCAACAGGACTGCCTGTTAACATCAGTGATGTGTGTCAGGACCCACGCTTTGATGCTGAG GCAGATCAAGCTTCAGGGTTTCATATCAGATCAGTGTTATGTGTTCCTATCTGGAATCGAACTCATCAGATAATTG GGGTTGCACAAATTCTGAACCGCCTGGACAGGAAGACCTTCGATGATGCAGATCAGAGGCTATTTGAG GCATTTGTGATATTCTGTGGCCTTGGAATCAACAACACAATGATGTACAATCAAGTTAAGAAGACATGGGCCAAACAGTCTGTAGCACTGGAT atgtTGTCCTATCACGCTACCTGCTCCAAGGTAGAAGTTGACAGACTGAAg GCTGCCAAGATCCCCCTGAGCAGTGAGTTAGGCATTGATGAGTTTCACTTTAACGACTTTTCATTGGACAACGACGCCATGATCACGGCTTCTCTCAGGATGTTTCTGGAACTTGGTGTTGTCCAAAAGTTTAAAATTGACTATGAG GTTTTGTGCCGCTGGCTTCTGACTGTGAGGAAGAACTATCGAACTGTGGCATACCATAACTGGAGGCATGCTTTCAATGTGTCGCAGTGCATGTTCGTTATGATCACG ACAGCAAGTTTCCAGGATGTCCTGTCAGATGCAGAGATATTGGCACTGATGGTTGGCTGTTTGTGCCATGACTTAGACCACCGAGGCACCAACAATGCATTTCAAGCTAA GACAGGTTCTGCTCTGGCCCTGCTTTACGGGACATCAGCTACCCTGGAGCATCATCACTTCAACCATGCAGTCATGATCCTGCAAAGTGAG gGTCACAATatctttgcaaacctaagctctAAAGAGTATAGCAACATGATGCAACTATTGAAGCAGGCTATTCTCTCCACAGACCTTACTTTGCACTTTGA GCGCAGAACCAAGTTTTTTGAATATGTTCTGTCTGGAGAGTTCAGCTGGACTGATGAAGGACACAGAGAAGTTCTTAG GTCTATGTTGATGACAGCATGTGATCTGGGTGCAGTCACTCGTCCCTGGAAGATATCTAAACAG GTTGCAGAGCTGGTTACAAGTGAATTCTTCGAGCAAGGTGATAGGGAGAGGTCAGAGCTTAAGTTAATCCCAGCA GCCATCTTTGACCGCAATCGCAAAGATGAACTACCTGCCTTACAGCTTGAATGGATTGATGGGATCTGTAAACCTCTTTACCAG GCACTGCTGAAACTCAACAGAAAGTTACAGCCAATGATGGATGGCATCGATGCCAATCGAAAGAAATGGCAGGATCTCTGCTCATCCTATCAGCAGACACGCAGAGCTTCGGTGTCTAATCAGAGTACAGAATCAGGTCAGAACACTGAGTCAGGTGAAGAAGATggagaaaacaatgaaaacctAGAGTCTAGAGAAACTGTGAAACCAGTCGAAAACTCACTGTTTGGGTCAAAGTGCAGTTAG